In Microbacterium pumilum, the following proteins share a genomic window:
- a CDS encoding sulfurtransferase: MPRVPNVSAYLFTAIDDCAQQRTILRARADAAGLKGTILLAEEGVNLFIAGDADGVREFVAQLRDDPRFAGLTTKESWSHEQPFRKMLVQVKREIIRMDHPTIRPDAVRAPAVAPETLRRWLDQGHDDTGREVVLIDTRNALEVDYGTFDGALDWRIERFTQFPDAAADRRAQLDDKTVVSFCTGGIRCEKAALYLGDLGVEAFQLDGGILGYFERVGGDHFIGQCFVFDDREALSPDLTPLERGR; the protein is encoded by the coding sequence GTGCCTCGGGTCCCCAACGTCTCCGCCTATCTCTTCACGGCGATCGACGATTGCGCCCAGCAGCGCACGATCCTGCGGGCGCGGGCGGATGCTGCGGGCCTCAAGGGCACGATCCTGCTCGCCGAGGAGGGCGTCAACCTGTTCATCGCGGGCGATGCGGATGGTGTGCGCGAGTTCGTCGCGCAGCTGCGCGACGACCCTCGATTCGCCGGGCTCACGACGAAGGAGAGCTGGTCGCACGAACAGCCTTTCCGCAAGATGCTCGTCCAGGTCAAGCGCGAGATCATCCGCATGGATCACCCGACGATCCGACCGGATGCCGTCCGAGCGCCTGCGGTCGCGCCCGAGACCCTGCGACGCTGGCTCGACCAGGGGCACGACGACACGGGGCGCGAGGTCGTGCTGATCGACACCCGCAACGCGTTGGAGGTCGACTACGGCACCTTCGACGGGGCGCTCGACTGGCGCATCGAGCGGTTCACCCAGTTTCCGGATGCCGCGGCCGACCGCCGCGCGCAGCTGGACGACAAGACGGTGGTGAGCTTCTGCACGGGCGGCATCCGCTGTGAGAAGGCAGCGCTCTACCTCGGCGATCTCGGTGTGGAGGCGTTCCAGCTCGACGGCGGCATCCTCGGCTATTTCGAGCGGGTGGGCGGCGACCACTTCATCGGCCAGTGTTTCGTGTTCGATGACCGCGAGGCGCTCTCGCCCGACCTCACGCCTCTCGAGCGCGGCCGGTAA
- a CDS encoding VanZ family protein, with protein MTGITAAPRRGIRVFAMTIAAAAVTILTLAPRSLVAPARGAVMRIMDAVTAPLLVWIPYDDAERLLNTLLFVPLGGTIALLLSRRAWPVAILAGVGLSVAVEYAQGSIPGRVPDLEDVLWNSLGGAIGVIVVAIPRLVAAAGRRGDQRGRVTRT; from the coding sequence ATGACCGGCATCACCGCTGCGCCTCGCCGCGGCATCCGGGTGTTCGCGATGACGATCGCGGCCGCCGCTGTGACGATCCTCACGCTCGCGCCACGCTCGCTGGTCGCACCTGCCCGCGGCGCGGTCATGCGAATCATGGATGCTGTCACGGCGCCCCTGCTGGTCTGGATTCCGTACGACGATGCCGAACGCCTTCTCAACACGCTCCTGTTCGTACCGCTCGGTGGGACGATCGCTCTGCTGCTCAGTCGTAGAGCCTGGCCGGTGGCGATTCTCGCCGGGGTCGGGCTGTCGGTCGCGGTGGAATACGCGCAGGGCTCCATCCCCGGACGGGTGCCCGACCTCGAGGACGTGCTGTGGAACAGCCTCGGCGGTGCGATCGGTGTGATCGTCGTGGCCATCCCGCGACTGGTCGCCGCCGCGGGCCGACGCGGCGATCAGCGTGGCAGAGTGACCCGCACCTGA